One region of Phragmites australis chromosome 18, lpPhrAust1.1, whole genome shotgun sequence genomic DNA includes:
- the LOC133898371 gene encoding large ribosomal subunit protein P1 isoform X1, with protein sequence MSSSEVACTYAALILHDDGIPITAEKIAAVVKAANIKVESYWPALFAKLLEKRSVDDLILSVGSGGGAAPVAAAAAPAGGAAAAAAPAAEEKKEEAKEESDDDMGFSLFD encoded by the exons ATGTCGTCAAGCGAGGTCGCCTGCACCTACGCCGCCCTCATCCTCCACGACGATGGCATCCCCATCACC GCCGAGAAGATCGCGGCGGTCGTGAAGGCGGCCAACATCAAGGTCGAGTCCTACTGGCCGGCGCTCTTCGCCAAGCTCCTCGAGAAGCGCAGCGTCGATGACCTCATCCTCTCAGTCGGATCTG GTGGTGGTGCTGCTCCAgttgccgccgctgccgccccgGCTGGTggtgctgctgccgctgctgcccCGGCTGCTGAGGAGAAGAAG gaggaggccaaggaggagtcTGACGATGACATGGGCTTCAGCCTGTTCGACTGA
- the LOC133898371 gene encoding large ribosomal subunit protein P1 isoform X2, translating to MSSSEVACTYAALILHDDGIPITAEKIAAVVKAANIKVESYWPALFAKLLEKRSVDDLILSVGSGGGAAPVAAAAAPAGGAAAAAAPAAEEKKEAKEESDDDMGFSLFD from the exons ATGTCGTCAAGCGAGGTCGCCTGCACCTACGCCGCCCTCATCCTCCACGACGATGGCATCCCCATCACC GCCGAGAAGATCGCGGCGGTCGTGAAGGCGGCCAACATCAAGGTCGAGTCCTACTGGCCGGCGCTCTTCGCCAAGCTCCTCGAGAAGCGCAGCGTCGATGACCTCATCCTCTCAGTCGGATCTG GTGGTGGTGCTGCTCCAgttgccgccgctgccgccccgGCTGGTggtgctgctgccgctgctgcccCGGCTGCTGAGGAGAAGAAG gaggccaaggaggagtcTGACGATGACATGGGCTTCAGCCTGTTCGACTGA